From Stigmatella erecta, one genomic window encodes:
- a CDS encoding FAD-dependent monooxygenase, which translates to MRKERVDVAIVGGGPVGLLLACELAIAGVTVSVFERRTERVAQSRALSLHPRSLEVLALRGLTDRFLARGQPLPTGHYAALETRLDFSVLDTAFPFSLFIPQAVTERLLEERALELGVALHRGHPVTGLQQLPDEVRLEGTGGGGTFHTAARYVVGADGARSAVRTLAGIGFPGTEATMSIMLGDFVLTEPLPRPALTVSNPRGLLMVAPLGDGLHHRLVVMDADRRQVPLSEPVTVEELERSARRIAGTAFGLKSPLWLSRFGNETRQAVAYRKGRVFLAGDAAHVHLPAGGQGLNVGLQDAMNLGWKLVGVLRGLAPEPLLDTYQHERHPVGADLLQNTLSQTALLDAAHPEGQALRAAMSRLLRLPAANRLLAEQISAFDVAYPDPVLPAPPGMEAPAGWVGTRLPDVPLRCEDGVTRPLYSLMHEGKWLLLRRPASPSPEVPWAGWISTVTAEPEGGPEGLRQGASVLLRPDGRVGYVARA; encoded by the coding sequence ATGCGGAAAGAGCGGGTGGACGTGGCCATCGTGGGGGGCGGTCCGGTGGGGTTGCTGCTGGCGTGCGAGCTGGCGATCGCCGGGGTGACGGTCTCCGTGTTCGAGCGCCGCACGGAGCGCGTGGCCCAGTCCCGGGCCCTGTCGCTGCACCCGCGCAGCCTGGAGGTGCTGGCGCTGCGGGGGCTCACGGACCGGTTCCTGGCGCGGGGGCAGCCCCTGCCCACGGGGCACTACGCCGCGCTGGAGACCCGGCTGGACTTCTCGGTGCTCGACACGGCGTTTCCCTTCTCGCTGTTCATCCCCCAGGCCGTCACGGAGAGGCTCCTGGAGGAGCGGGCCCTGGAACTGGGGGTGGCCCTGCACCGGGGGCACCCCGTCACGGGGCTTCAGCAGCTTCCGGACGAGGTGCGGCTCGAAGGAACAGGCGGTGGCGGGACGTTCCACACGGCGGCCCGCTACGTGGTGGGCGCCGATGGGGCCCGCAGTGCCGTGCGGACGCTGGCGGGCATCGGGTTTCCGGGCACGGAGGCGACGATGAGCATCATGCTGGGGGACTTCGTGCTCACGGAGCCGCTGCCACGGCCGGCGCTCACCGTCTCGAACCCGAGAGGCCTGCTGATGGTGGCGCCCCTGGGGGATGGCCTCCACCACCGCCTCGTGGTGATGGACGCGGACCGGAGGCAGGTGCCCCTGTCCGAGCCCGTCACGGTGGAGGAACTGGAGCGCTCGGCGCGGCGCATCGCGGGCACCGCTTTCGGGCTGAAGTCCCCGCTCTGGCTGTCCCGCTTCGGCAACGAGACCCGGCAGGCGGTGGCCTACCGGAAAGGCCGCGTGTTCCTGGCGGGAGATGCCGCCCATGTCCACCTGCCCGCGGGCGGACAGGGGCTCAACGTGGGCCTCCAGGATGCGATGAACCTCGGCTGGAAGCTGGTGGGGGTGCTGCGGGGGTTGGCCCCCGAGCCGCTCCTCGACACCTACCAGCACGAGCGCCACCCGGTGGGGGCGGACCTCCTCCAGAACACGCTGAGCCAGACGGCCCTGCTGGACGCGGCCCACCCCGAGGGCCAGGCCCTCCGGGCGGCGATGTCGCGGCTCCTGAGGCTGCCCGCCGCCAACCGCCTGCTCGCCGAGCAGATCTCCGCCTTCGATGTGGCCTATCCGGATCCCGTGCTGCCCGCCCCGCCCGGAATGGAGGCCCCGGCCGGCTGGGTGGGGACGCGGCTGCCCGATGTGCCCCTGCGCTGCGAGGATGGCGTCACCCGGCCGCTCTACTCGCTGATGCATGAAGGAAAGTGGCTCCTGCTCCGGCGCCCCGCGTCCCCGTCTCCGGAGGTGCCCTGGGCGGGTTGGATCTCCACCGTCACCGCCGAGCCGGAAGGGGGACCGGAGGGGCTGCGGCAGGGGGCCTCCGTGCTGCTCCGCCCGGATGGACGGGTGGGCTACGTGGCGCGCGCCTGA
- a CDS encoding DNA-3-methyladenine glycosylase, protein MRLPVSFYERPALTVARELLGTHLVLEEGGVRRVGRIVETEAYIGEFDLACHAAKGRTARTEVLFGPPGRAYVYFIYGMHHCFNVVTETDGLAGAVLVRGVEPVEGLPPERRTDGPGRLCSAFGITLAHNRADLQTSGLTLTPGVPVPDTRVAQGPRVGVDYAGVWAQAPFRLWIRDSVHVSKGPAQRGRCRP, encoded by the coding sequence ATGCGCCTGCCCGTCTCCTTTTATGAGCGTCCCGCCCTCACCGTCGCCCGCGAGCTTTTGGGCACCCACCTGGTGCTGGAGGAGGGGGGCGTGCGGCGCGTGGGCCGCATCGTCGAGACGGAGGCCTATATCGGCGAGTTCGACCTGGCGTGCCATGCCGCCAAGGGGCGCACCGCGCGCACCGAGGTCCTCTTCGGCCCGCCGGGGCGCGCCTACGTCTACTTCATCTATGGCATGCACCACTGCTTCAACGTGGTGACGGAGACCGACGGGCTGGCCGGGGCGGTGCTGGTGCGCGGGGTGGAGCCGGTGGAGGGGCTGCCCCCGGAGCGCCGCACGGATGGGCCGGGCCGGCTCTGCAGCGCCTTTGGCATCACCCTGGCCCACAACCGCGCGGACCTCCAGACGTCCGGGCTCACCCTCACCCCGGGGGTGCCCGTGCCCGACACGCGCGTGGCCCAGGGGCCCCGGGTGGGGGTGGACTATGCGGGGGTGTGGGCCCAGGCGCCCTTCCGGCTGTGGATC